Proteins encoded by one window of Primulina huaijiensis isolate GDHJ02 chromosome 1, ASM1229523v2, whole genome shotgun sequence:
- the LOC140965764 gene encoding protein trichome birefringence-like 3, translated as MGTPRPPRGKLPLSVILVVVCGLAFFALLYTEISSFSSKFRFKPCAKRKAAKKPVSGGTNVQASALNYAADDRFEFDPEECSLVDGKWIFNSSIKPLYSDRTCPYLDRQVSCVKNGRLDSEYMHWEWQPDDCFLPRFNPEIALRKLQGKRLMFIGDSLQRGQWQSFVCLVESVIPEGKKSIKRGRVHTVFTAKEYNATIEFYWAPFLVESNTDLHIITDPKKRILRVDSVEKHAKNWIGVDILVFNTYVWWMSGLRINSLWGSFANGEEGCEELDASVSYRIGLKTWANWVDSNIDPNKTRVFFTTMSPTHQRSADWGHEEGIKCFNETKPVMKKRHWGTGSDKQIMGVVKGVMHRMKTPVILLNITQLSEYRIDAHSSIYTESGGRLLTDDEKADPLHHADCIHWCLPGVPDTWNQIFYAHL; from the exons ATGGGAACGCCAAGACCCCCGCGGGGGAAGCTTCCTTTATCGGTGATTCTCGTTGTGGTTTGTGGGCTCGCTTTTTTTGCGCTTTTGTACACAGAAATCAGCTCCTTTTCATCCAAGTTCAGGTTTAAGCCTTGTGCTAAGAGAAAGGCTGCTAAGAAGCCTGTGTCAG GTGGGACGAATGTGCAAGCTAGTGCATTGAATTATGCAGCTGATGATCGGTTCGAGTTCGATCCTGAAGAGTGTAGTCTTGTGGATGGAAAATGGATCTTCAACAGTTCCATCAAGCCTTTGTATTCCGACAGGACATGCCCATATCTGGATAGGCAGGTTTCATGTGTTAAGAATGGACGGCTGGATTCTGAGTACATGCACTGGGAATGGCAGCCTGATGATTGTTTTTTGCCTAG GTTCAATCCAGAAATAGCGCTACGTAAACTTCAAGGGAAGAGGTTAATGTTCATAGGGGATTCTTTGCAAAGAGGGCAGTGGCAATCCTTCGTTTGCCTCGTGGAGTCTGTGATACCGGAAGGGAAGAAATCGATCAAACGAGGTCGTGTCCACACAGTTTTCACAGCCAAG GAGTATAATGCCACTATTGAATTCTATTGGGCTCCATTTTTAGTGGAATCAAACACTGATTTGCACATCATAACAGATCCAAAGAAGAGAATTCTGAGAGTTGATTCAGTGGAGAAACATGCCAAAAATTGGATTGGAGTCGATATACTCGTGTTCAACACTTATGTTTGGTGGATGAGTGGCCTCAGGATCAACTCATT ATGGGGTTCGTTTGCAAACGGCGAAGAAGGATGTGAAGAACTAGATGCATCTGTTTCTTACCGAATAGGACTCAAGACATGGGCAAATTGGGTGGATTCAAACATCGATCCCAACAAAACTCGAGTTTTTTTCACTACAATGTCCCCAACGCACCAAAG GAGCGCGGACTGGGGGCACGAAGAAGGGATCAAATGCTTCAATGAAACGAAGCCGGTGATGAAGAAACGACACTGGGGGACCGGTTCAGATAAGCAGATCATGGGCGTCGTGAAAGGCGTAATGCACCGGATGAAAACCCCTGTGATCTTGTTGAACATCACTCAATTATCGGAATACAGAATTGATGCACACTCATCAATTTACACTGAGTCTGGGGGAAGATTGTTGACAGATGACGAAAAGGCCGATCCTCTGCATCATGCAGATTGCATACATTGGTGCTTGCCGGGAGTTCCTGATACATGGAATCAAATATTTTACGCTCATTTGTAG
- the LOC140986821 gene encoding protein SCO1 homolog 1, mitochondrial codes for MASVLSRNGSLRLIYRSFDSHWRSLKVPFHSLPELSIQNSHRSLLSPGFLVGGYKSLGIFALNHRVLCTTATKSSVNQSSSSITAATPSSGLAEGNSESGNSGEQGSAGSQDSSQQGKPVRGGPVSWMSLFLLLCTGVGLIFYYDREKRRHIEGITSASNEVRQGPSVGNAAIGGPFNLIDHTGTSVSEKNFMGKWNLIYFGFTHCPDICPDELQKLVSAVDKIKEKSGIEVVPIFISVDPERDTVEQVCEYIKEFHPNLIGLTGTPDEIRKTARAYRVYYMKTETEGSDYLVDHSIVMYLMDPSMQFVKFFGKNEDATSLADGVILEIRKAKQKVKA; via the exons ATGGCTTCGGTGTTATCGAGAAACGGAAGCCTTCGACTCATCTACAGATCCTTCGATTCTCATTGGCGTTCCTTGAAAGTTCCATTTCATAGTCTACCGGAACTGTCTATCCAGAACTCCCACCGTTCCTTGCTCTCGCCGGGATTTCTTGTTGGTGGATATAAATCGCTAGGTATTTTTGCGTTGAATCATCGAGTTTTGTGCACCACTGCTACTAAATCTTCTGTTAATCAATCTTCAAGTTCGATCACTGCCGCGACGCCCTCGAGTGGGTTGGCGGAGGGGAATTCCGAAAGTGGAAATAGTGGGGAGCAGGGTTCGGCTGGGTCACAGGATAGTTCTCAGCAAGGGAAGCCTGTCCGAGGCGGG CCTGTTTCGTGGATGAGCTTGTTTTTACTTCTTTGCACTGGAGTGGGATTGATCTTCTACTATGACAGAGAAAAGAGGCGGCATATTGAAG GAATAACCAGTGCTTCGAATGAAGTAAGACAGGGACCTTCTGTTGGGAATGCTGCTATTGGAGGTCCATTTAACCTCATCGACCATACTGGAACATCAGTATCTGAAAAGAACTTTATGGGAAAATGGAACTTAATTTATTTTGGATTCACTCATTGCCCTGACATATGCCCAGATGAGCTACAAAAACTGGTATCGGCTGTTGATAAAATAA AAGAAAAATCTGGAATAGAAGTAGTCCCCATCTTCATTTCAGTTGATCCGGAGAGGGATACTGTTGAACAAGTTTGTGAGTATATCaaag AATTCCACCCAAATTTAATTGGCCTGACTGGTACCCCGGATGAAATTAGGAAAACTGCACGTGCTTATCGCGTGTACTATATGAAGACGGAAACTGAAGGTTCAGACTATCTTGTCGATCACTCTATAGTCAT GTACCTGATGGATCCAAGCATGCAATTTGTGAAGTTCTTTGGAAAGAACGAAGATGCTACTTCACTTGCCGATGGAGTCATTCTGGAAATAAGAAAAGCAAAACAAAAGGTCAAGGCATAG
- the LOC140965584 gene encoding chlorophyll synthase, chloroplastic-like has product MASLLNTVYSTKFSSRSNTFRTPHLTSYFRISGRRLVVRATETDTNEVGAKAPDTAPAESGSSMNQILGIKGAKQETDK; this is encoded by the exons ATGGCTTCCTTACTCAACACTGTCTACTCTACCAAGTTCTCTTCTCGTTCAAACACATTCAGAACTCCACATCTCACTTCGTATTTCAGAA TCTCAGGACGGAGGCTTGTAGTGAGAGCTACAGAAACGGATACAAATGAAG TTGGAGCCAAGGCGCCAGATACGGCACCGGCGGAGAGTGGCTCAAGCATGAATCAGATTCTTGGCATCAAAGGAGCCAAGCAAGAGACT GATAAGTAG
- the LOC140986813 gene encoding wall-associated receptor kinase 2-like, producing MLGRASGCHIYHFSCREYLYRLMQLQLIRRCCDIISKENCPSSCGNLTVPYPFGLGQGTGCSFDSSFDIICNTLFNPPRPYFPNLDLEILDIKDDKIRIKNRVAANCFNELGNQTSFFFAPVNLTNTSFAFSIDNRFTVLGCNQLAVITATRRRNFMYGCASFCSSSNDLIENECTGIGCCQTVIPKGLQTFLLRLVSLERSSNITSFNPCGYAFVGDPDRYEFSSFDLKDPNFRNWTIDNVPMILEWAIGSQNCSEVRKPGNFACLENSICIDSDAGIGGYRCACAEGYQGNPYLSPGCTDINECESNPCDEHGICTNRPGSFTCSCKKGYSGNGTKNGRGCVADDPEFPVMRFSLGMTFGFLGLIFVVTFLYFSIAKRRIMRLREKFFQQNGGLLLKQQLSLNENSVKSTTIFTAEELEKATNKYAEDRILGRGGYGTVYKGILKDQQVVAIKKSRVMDQNQMEQFINEVIILTQINHRNVVKLLGCCLETEVPLLVYEYISNGTLYQHIQNNGGVAWFSWNNRLRIAAESAGALSYLHSAAEMPIIHRDVKSPNILLDEYYTAKIADFGASRLVPTDQTQVSTLVQGTLGYLDPEYFHTGQFTEKSDVYSFGVVLAELMTGKKPLMNTNVEEEKSLAKALVTSLKENRLFQILDPRVRREGSMEQIQRVAELVKRCLRMHGEERPTMKEVANELENLRRLGNHPWIQQEVEEETVGLMSEQESDLYAVSFNPGLSTGEYSGLPNTGSSPLLNPVTYPR from the exons ATGCTCGGACGTGCCTCTGGCTGCCACATTTACCATTTTTCTTGCAGGGAGTACTTATACAGGCTGATGCAACTCCAACTAATAAGAAGATGTTG CGACATCATCAGCAAAGAGAATTGCCCCAGCAGCTGCGGCAACTTAACGGTTCCATATCCATTCGGACTTGGCCAAGGGACGGGATGTTCCTTTGATTCTTCATTCGATATAATCTGCAACACTTTATTCAATCCCCCGAGACCCTATTTTCCTAACCTCGATCTTGAGATTCTTGACATCAAAGACGACAAGATACGGATCAAGAATCGGGTTGCAGCCAATTGTTTCAACGAATTAGGCAATCaaacgagttttttttttgcccCCGTCAATCTAACCAACACCTCCTTTGCCTTTTCTATTGATAACAGGTTTACGGTATTGGGTTGCAATCAACTTGCGGTGATCACTGCTACCAGGAGGCGTAACTTCATGTATGGATGCGCCTCGTTCTGTTCCAGCAGCAACGATTTGATTGAGAATGAATGTACTGGGATTGGATGCTGTCAAACTGTGATCCCAAAGGGTCTACAGACATTTCTTTTAAGACTCGTTTCACTTGAGAGAAGCTCAAATATCACGTCGTTTAACCCTTGTGGCTACGCATTTGTGGGAGATCCTGATAGGTACGAATTCAGTTCGTTCGACCTTAAAGACCCAAATTTCCGAAACTGGACTATAGATAATGTTCCTATGATTCTTGAGTGGGCAATTGGGAGTCAGAATTGTAGTGAAGTTCGGAAACCTGGTAATTTTGCCTGTCTTGAAAATAGTATCTGTATTGATTCTGATGCTGGAATTGGAGGGTATCGGTGTGCATGCGCAGAAGGGTATCAGGGCAATCCATATCTAAGTCCAGGTTGCACAG ATATTAATGAATGCGAGAGTAATCCATGTGATGAACATGGGATTTGTACAAACAGACCAGGAAGTTTTACATGTTCTTGCAAGAAAGGATACTCGGGAAATGGGACAAAAAATGGTCGTGGATGCGTGGCCGATGACCCCGAATTTCCAGTTATGAGGTTTTCATTAG GTATGACTTTTGGTTTCTTGGGCTTGATTTTTGTTGTCACGTTTCTATATTTTAGTATAGCAAAACGGAGGATTATGAGACTAAGAGAAAAATTCTTCCAGCAAAATGGAGGGTTGCTGTTAAAGCAGCAGCTATCTTTAAATGAAAACAGTGTGAAATCAACAACAATCTTCACAGCAGAAGAGCTCGAAAAGGCCACCAACAAGTATGCAGAAGACCGAATACTAGGCCGAGGTGGCTATGGTACAGTGTACAAAGGAATCCTCAAAGACCAACAAGTGGTCGCCATAAAAAAATCACGGGTAATGGATCAGAATCAGATGGAACAGTTCATAAACGAGGTGATCATTCTGACTCAAATTAATCATCGAAATGTGGTTAAGCTTTTAGGATGTTGTCTAGAGACAGAAGTACCTCTATTAGTCTATGAATACATTTCAAATGGTACACTCTATCAACACATCCAAAACAATGGAGGAGTGGCTTGGTTTTCCTGGAATAATCGTTTAAGGATCGCTGCAGAATCAGCGGGGGCATTATCCTATCTCCATTCTGCTGCAGAAATGCCCATTATACATAGAGATGTCAAGTCCCCAAACATATTGCTAGATGAATATTACACAGCGAAAATAGCAGATTTTGGGGCTTCAAGATTAGTCCCTACTGATCAAACACAAGTCTCTACTCTAGTCCAGGGTACATTAGGCTACTTGGACCCCGAGTACTTCCACACAGGCCAGTTCACAGAAAAGAGCGATGTTTACAGCTTTGGGGTCGTTTTGGCCGAACTAATGACAGGTAAGAAGCCTCTTATGAACACGAATGTCGAAGAAGAGAAGAGTTTGGCCAAAGCATTAGTCACGTCGTTGAAAGAAAACCGCTTGTTCCAAATTCTGGATCCTCGGGTTCGACGGGAGGGGAGTATGGAGCAAATCCAGCGTGTTGCAGAGCTCGTGAAACGGTGCCTTAGGATGCACGGCGAGGAGAGGCCGACAATGAAAGAAGTGGCGAATGAACTCGAGAATTTGAGGAGGTTGGGTAATCATCCCTGGATTCAGCAAGAAGTTGAAGAAGAAACCGTGGGATTGATGAGTGAGCAAGAATCAGATTTATATGCAGTATCATTTAATCCTGGTCTTAGCACTGGGGAGTACTCAGGGCTTCCTAATACAGGGTCTTCTCCTTTGCTGAATCCTGTCACTTATCCCAGGTGA